Proteins from one Lolium rigidum isolate FL_2022 unplaced genomic scaffold, APGP_CSIRO_Lrig_0.1 contig_40645_1, whole genome shotgun sequence genomic window:
- the LOC124681356 gene encoding uncharacterized protein LOC124681356 — translation MDPGTLRRRVPSLDQQKEVFEVSTKPPSAAVSTGHSELRSLLIHSVVFAVVIPSLISYSGGEQVRASWTLSLFVILYLFGCSVSYSTSSTPLAKMFFALSYVGLLAFVVHTLFSSVLGVVFIYSDSILAAGLFGSVLAQHREVNGRETAAAVAFSKAPFTRIYYRQDGIYPFLAFFALFGAICWVMRPEGHYDALTTVMNLFAAIACLEFILTVCVLGWLNGAVFGMDSAPPVVFIFAAIGMQFPISYLLGGKLVAAIILWLCVLASTAFLGYYLRVHATYEQMMFTRNAMKIRNARTIRNSAGVVPTKSNTPTPATASFTKETNTDASAAAVSP, via the exons ATGGATCCAGGCACGCTGCGCCGCAGGGTCCCCTCCCTGGATCAGCAGAAGGAGGTCTTCGAGGTCTCCACCAAGCCTCCATCCGCCGCCGTGTCCACCGGGCATTCCGAGCTGCGCAGCCTTCTCATCCACTCAGTGGTGTTCGCGGTGGTAATCCCTTCTTTGATCTCCTACTCCGGCGGCGAGCAGGTGCGAGCCAGCTGGACATTGTCCCTGTTTGTTATCCTATACCTGTTTGGCTGCTCCGTCTCCTACTCCACCTCGTCTACGCCCTTAGCCAAGATGTTTTTTGCACTCTCCTATGTCGGCCTGCTAGCGTTTGTTGTGCACACTTTGTTCAGTAGTGTGCTGGGCGTGGTGTTCATCTATTCAGACTCCATCCTAGCTGCTGGCCTCTTTGGCAGCGTTCTTGCCCAGCACAGGGAGGTCAATGGAAGAGAGACTGCAGCCGCCGTTGCTTTCTCGAAGGCCCCCTTTACCCGCATATACTATAGGCAGGATGGGATCTACCCCTTCTTAGCTTTTTTTGCCTTGTTTGGTGCTATATGCTGGGTCATGCGTCCAGAAGGTCACTACGATGCCCTCACCACTGTGATGAACCTATTCGCAGCCATTGCATGCCTAGAATTCATTCTGACTGTATGTGTCCTAGGCTGGTTAAATGGAGCTGTCTTTGGTATGGATAGCGCTCCTCCTGTAGTCTTTATCTTTGCCGCCATAGGCATGCAATTCCCTATCTCGTATCTTCTCGGCGGCAAGCTTGTCGCGGCCATCATCTTGTGGCTGTGTGTTCTTGCGTCAACCGCGTTTCTTGGATACTACCTCAGGGTTCATGCCACCTACGAGCAGATGATGTTCACTAG GAATGCTATGAAAATCAGGAATGCCAGGACAATCAGGAACTCTGCAGGAGTTGTGCCTACCAAATCGAACACTCCAACTCCAGCTACAGCTTCATTCACCAAGGAGACGAACACCGATGCCTCTGCAGCAGCTGTGTCTCCTTGA